From Phragmites australis chromosome 5, lpPhrAust1.1, whole genome shotgun sequence, a single genomic window includes:
- the LOC133918749 gene encoding large ribosomal subunit protein bL21c-like — MATATLPLRLLPSKTLSLPASSLPSSRRSLSVAYAPRRWRLLAAAEEAPEPVEVEFVEPEAEAVEEAGDEVVEEEAAVPEPVEVQLAAAGAGKDADIFAVVMIGSRQYIVMPGRYIYTQRLKGANVNDQIILNKVLLVSTRDKAYIGMPVVTNAAVHAVVEEQGRDDKVIVFKFKRKKKYQRKHGHRQPNTRLRITGISGYEEYPADPILDPVAA, encoded by the exons ATGGCCACCGCCACGCtccccctccgcctcctcccctccaAAACCCTATCCCTCCCCGCCAgctccctcccttcctcccgCCGCTCCCTCTCTGTGGCCTACGCTCCCCGCCGCTGGCGCCTCCTTGCGGCCGCCGAGGAGGCGCCCGAGCCCGTGGAGGTTGAGTTCGTGGAGCCCGAGGCGGAGGCCGTCGAGGAAGCCGGGGATGAGGTGGTTGAGGAGGAAGCGGCAGTTCCTGAGCCTGTCGAGGTGCAGCTTGCGGCCGCGGGCGCCGGGAAGGACGCCGACATCTTCGCCGTTGTCATG ATTGGTTCGAGGCAATACATTGTGATGCCAGGccggtatatatacacacagaGATTGAAAGGTGCCAATGTCAATGATCAG ATCATATTAAACAAGGTGCTACTTGTGTCAACTAGAGACAAAGCTTACATTGGCATGCCAGTGGTGACCAATGCTGCGGTTCATGCAGTGGTCGAAGAACAG GGACGGGATGATAAAGTTATAGTCTTCAAGttcaaaaggaagaagaagtacCAGAGGAAACATGGTCACAGACAG CCAAATACCAGGTTAAGAATCACGGGCATAAGTGGATACGAAGAGTACCCTGCTGACCCTATACTTGACCCTGTTGCAGCTTAA